From a region of the Fischerella sp. JS2 genome:
- a CDS encoding diflavin flavoprotein, which produces MVALTENPKKRLTVQVVDIAEQTTTIRSLDWDRDRFDIEFGLQNGTTYNSFIIRGEQTALVDTSHEKFRQLYLDTLKNQINPADIDYLIISHTEPDHSGLVKDVLQLAPDVTVVGSKVAIQFLEDLVHQPFKRRIVKNGDRLDLGNGHELEFVIAPNLHWPDTIFTYDHKTQILFTCDAFGLHYCSDDTFDEDLEAISPDFEFYYECLMAPNARSVLSALKRMGELEKIGMIATGHGPLLYHNVEELTGRYRSWSQSQTKAETTVGVFYVSGYGWGDRLAQAVSNGITKTGVAVELVDLKTADLQELREIVGRCAGIVVGTPPVSNPAAQTALSTVLGSAKEKQAVGIFESNGGDDEPIYPLMNKFRDLGLTLAFRAIQIRETPTENTYKLLEEAGTDLGQWVTRDKSIKQMKSLDADVDKALGRISGGLYIITAQKGDVKSAMLASWVSQASFKPLGISIAVAKDRAIESLMQVGDKFVLNVLEEGNYQSLMKHFLKRFAPGADRFEGVRTQSAQNGAPILTDALAYMECEVTSRMDCGDHWIVYSTVDTGRVSKPDALTAVHHRKVGNHY; this is translated from the coding sequence ATGGTAGCGCTCACCGAAAACCCCAAGAAAAGACTAACTGTACAGGTGGTCGATATCGCTGAACAAACAACCACCATTCGTTCTCTGGACTGGGATCGCGATCGCTTCGATATTGAATTTGGTTTACAAAACGGTACTACCTATAACTCGTTTATCATACGCGGTGAGCAGACTGCTTTAGTCGATACCTCTCACGAAAAGTTTCGCCAGTTATATTTAGATACCCTTAAAAATCAAATTAATCCAGCAGACATTGACTATTTAATTATCAGTCATACCGAACCAGACCACAGTGGTTTAGTTAAAGATGTCTTGCAACTTGCCCCGGATGTTACCGTTGTAGGTTCCAAGGTGGCAATTCAATTTTTGGAAGACTTGGTACATCAACCCTTCAAGCGGCGGATTGTGAAAAATGGCGATCGCTTAGATTTAGGTAATGGGCATGAGTTAGAATTTGTCATCGCACCAAACTTACACTGGCCAGACACTATCTTTACCTACGACCATAAAACCCAAATTCTGTTTACTTGTGATGCTTTTGGGTTGCATTATTGCTCAGACGACACTTTTGACGAAGATTTAGAAGCCATATCTCCAGATTTTGAATTCTACTATGAATGCTTGATGGCTCCTAATGCCCGGTCGGTGCTGTCTGCACTCAAGCGCATGGGTGAACTAGAAAAAATCGGTATGATTGCCACAGGTCACGGCCCGCTACTTTATCACAACGTTGAAGAACTGACCGGACGCTACCGCAGTTGGAGTCAATCTCAAACTAAGGCAGAAACTACAGTTGGAGTATTTTACGTTTCCGGTTATGGTTGGGGCGATCGCTTAGCCCAAGCTGTTAGCAATGGTATTACCAAAACAGGCGTAGCGGTGGAATTAGTAGACCTCAAAACCGCAGACTTGCAAGAACTTCGGGAAATAGTTGGTCGTTGTGCAGGGATTGTTGTTGGCACACCACCAGTATCCAACCCAGCCGCACAAACTGCCCTTAGCACTGTTTTAGGTTCGGCTAAAGAAAAACAAGCTGTGGGGATTTTTGAATCTAATGGTGGTGATGATGAACCAATTTATCCCTTAATGAATAAATTCCGGGATTTGGGTTTAACACTAGCCTTCCGGGCCATTCAAATTCGAGAAACACCCACAGAAAATACTTACAAGCTTTTAGAAGAAGCGGGAACAGACTTAGGACAATGGGTAACACGCGATAAAAGCATCAAACAGATGAAATCTCTGGATGCTGACGTGGATAAGGCCTTAGGTAGAATTAGCGGTGGGTTGTATATCATTACTGCCCAAAAAGGTGATGTTAAAAGTGCCATGCTTGCCTCTTGGGTTAGTCAGGCTAGCTTTAAACCCTTGGGAATATCAATTGCGGTGGCAAAAGATCGGGCGATCGAATCACTCATGCAAGTGGGCGATAAATTTGTGTTGAACGTCCTAGAAGAGGGCAATTACCAAAGCTTAATGAAACATTTCCTCAAACGCTTTGCCCCTGGTGCAGATCGTTTTGAAGGAGTTAGAACCCAGAGTGCCCAAAATGGTGCGCCTATCCTCACCGATGCTTTGGCATACATGGAGTGCGAAGTTACCAGTAGGATGGACTGCGGCGATCACTGGATTGTCTACAGTACAGTTGATACCGGACGGGTGAGTAAGCCAGATGCCTTAACTGCCGTGCATCATCGTAAGGTAGGTAATCATTATTAG
- a CDS encoding pantothenate kinase produces MWLALIIGNSHLHWGLFNGKTLCHTYDTQRLPKSFVYQLSKCQTLPEAQEILSSSLPPTPHTTHIPPTTPSLPLLLASVVPSQTALWLTYPNVRVITLEEIPLQGMYPTLGIDRALALWGAGNAWGFPILVIDAGTSLTFSGADANQNFFGGAILPGLGLQIATLAENTGQLPDVELPLDLPQRFAVNTQEAIQSGVIYTLLAGIKDFVEAWWQSFPQGKIVITGGDRTLLTKYLHSLFPEIAMRLIVEPNLMFWGMERIHNDQNFHYS; encoded by the coding sequence ATGTGGTTAGCTCTTATAATTGGCAATTCCCACTTGCACTGGGGCTTGTTTAACGGCAAAACCCTTTGCCACACCTACGATACACAACGCCTTCCTAAATCATTCGTATATCAATTATCTAAATGTCAAACACTGCCCGAGGCACAAGAAATCCTTTCCTCAAGTCTTCCCCCTACTCCCCACACTACCCACATTCCCCCCACTACCCCATCTCTCCCCCTCCTCCTTGCCTCAGTGGTTCCTAGTCAAACAGCCTTATGGTTAACTTACCCCAATGTACGTGTTATTACCTTAGAAGAAATACCTCTCCAAGGTATGTATCCTACCTTAGGAATTGACCGGGCTTTGGCTTTGTGGGGTGCGGGTAATGCTTGGGGTTTTCCCATCTTAGTAATAGATGCAGGTACATCACTCACCTTTAGTGGTGCTGACGCTAACCAAAATTTTTTTGGGGGTGCAATTCTGCCAGGATTAGGTTTACAGATAGCAACTCTTGCCGAAAATACAGGACAATTACCAGATGTAGAATTACCCCTAGATTTACCGCAACGTTTTGCTGTCAATACTCAAGAAGCAATCCAAAGTGGGGTGATATATACTTTGTTGGCAGGAATTAAAGATTTTGTGGAAGCATGGTGGCAATCATTTCCCCAAGGTAAGATTGTCATTACTGGTGGCGATCGCACTTTATTAACTAAATATCTTCACTCCCTATTTCCTGAGATTGCAATGCGTTTGATTGTGGAACCGAATTTGATGTTTTGGGGAATGGAAAGAATTCACAATGATCAAAATTTTCATTATTCATAA
- a CDS encoding alpha/beta hydrolase: MNNLFRNSRRKLSQGLLFWREIGNGIPVVFLHGAWNDSSEWVAVMESLSSNFHCFAPDLFGFGESDYPNIHYSIDLQVECLAEFLQALKLERIYLVGHSLGAWIAASYALKYPEQVYGLVLLAPEGVETEELDKNWKKIQSLMKRPLWIFKMLRILSPLTKILGLDTQIEQDWQQRKIMLQYPTASDLLFLRQLPEIRAELLQEKLDFLTTPVLILQGGKDTPDALAKSNKYASLIPQANLKIITHVGNNLPEMCAAIVAGETRDFIETNEL, encoded by the coding sequence ATGAATAACTTATTTCGTAACTCTCGAAGAAAGCTTTCTCAAGGGTTATTGTTCTGGCGTGAAATTGGAAATGGAATACCTGTAGTTTTCTTGCATGGTGCTTGGAATGATAGTAGTGAATGGGTAGCTGTAATGGAGTCGCTTTCATCAAATTTCCATTGTTTTGCACCAGATTTATTTGGTTTTGGTGAGTCTGATTATCCAAATATTCACTACTCAATAGATTTGCAAGTTGAATGTCTTGCTGAGTTCTTACAAGCTTTGAAATTAGAAAGGATATATTTAGTGGGGCATTCCCTTGGTGCTTGGATTGCTGCGAGTTATGCTTTAAAGTATCCAGAACAAGTATATGGATTAGTACTACTAGCACCAGAGGGTGTAGAGACTGAGGAATTAGACAAAAATTGGAAAAAAATACAGAGTTTGATGAAACGTCCCTTGTGGATATTTAAAATGTTAAGGATACTTAGTCCCTTGACTAAAATATTAGGCTTAGATACCCAAATTGAACAGGATTGGCAACAAAGAAAAATTATGTTGCAATATCCGACGGCTAGTGATTTATTATTCTTACGCCAATTACCAGAAATTCGTGCCGAATTACTACAAGAAAAATTAGATTTTTTAACAACTCCTGTTTTGATTTTACAGGGTGGCAAAGATACACCTGATGCATTAGCCAAGAGTAATAAATACGCGAGTTTGATTCCACAAGCCAACTTAAAAATAATTACCCATGTAGGAAATAATTTACCGGAGATGTGTGCAGCAATTGTGGCTGGAGAAACTCGGGATTTTATTGAGACCAATGAATTATGA
- a CDS encoding NUDIX hydrolase: MNVLAFFTVAIQSTRSLWRFGQTVLGIIFRHPIPGTSIIPILPDGQIVLIRRRDNGRWALPGGMVDWGEDIPNAVRRELMEETGLELVRIRRLVGVYSAPDRDPRIHSICIVVEADVKGKMEIQDTLEVMEIQAFPLNSLPQECMSHDHNRQLEDYLNGLTTLA; the protein is encoded by the coding sequence TTGAACGTTTTGGCTTTTTTTACTGTGGCAATCCAGTCCACACGTAGCTTATGGCGCTTTGGACAAACTGTACTGGGGATTATTTTCCGTCATCCGATCCCTGGTACAAGCATTATTCCAATTTTACCTGATGGTCAAATAGTCCTTATTCGGAGGCGAGATAATGGTCGCTGGGCATTACCAGGGGGTATGGTGGACTGGGGAGAAGACATACCGAATGCAGTTCGCCGAGAACTGATGGAAGAAACAGGATTGGAGTTAGTCAGGATTCGGCGTTTAGTAGGAGTTTATTCTGCCCCAGATCGTGATCCAAGAATCCATTCAATATGTATTGTAGTAGAAGCAGATGTGAAAGGAAAAATGGAGATTCAAGACACATTAGAAGTAATGGAAATCCAGGCTTTTCCTCTCAATTCTTTACCCCAAGAGTGTATGTCTCATGACCATAATCGCCAACTAGAAGATTACTTAAACGGTCTGACAACACTAGCATAA
- a CDS encoding PhoX family phosphatase, whose product MSKLSRRKVLVFFAGSAGAAVLGDKIIDSISSIAEARIVPLRFTPVRLPHPLPIYQELDNYLPTGIEKGEVRKASGDAKLSSYTVIDDVVVPPEYDRYVIVRWGDRLFPNDDDYVGYNCDHTSFISIDRDLNPEPSINKNDGYLFINHEYVSYPISELVPEIPSDLKGQGFPTTFASVIGWSLPSERNVELDGEFLYNLGASIIRISRRNRSNRSDKFQVVKDPNNRRIHGLSGLGINSQRTDDYKSVTAWGSRPHQQGDQNYLIATGPAATEVFTISADGLGNRIIGTAYNCSGGTTPWGTVLTAEENFQGSAEFFVGVTESVKPNGTQTGYTDGTTGKTFGLVGEKYGWMVEIDPADANFRPRKHSWLGRFRHENIAVRAEAGKKLVGYMGDDRRGGHTWKFVSTGTVSNPTDKNNSKLWESGILYVARYNPDGTGKWIPLLIDTPTDPIAPSVISSVEFAALGSAQRNGLIKLPKRNGIAGQTSDGGAFNCDRTNESTALPDYQGKKLSDFYANQGAILCDAFLAANLIGGTPTARPEDLEVHPLTKEVFIAYTDGAPGSDGYPDSRIFQVAKLSTDPDATQQSGGLYKIIEDSTDGTGLTFRWEKFKQGGEAGSETGAGFANVDNLIFDYRGNVWGVTDMSTDTHNGFTIGATGTPNTIDHTASGNVSTFTGVFGNNWLFFIPTVGPNAGTVIPFAQGPVRCEMTGPTFVGDTLIISVQHPGENCPINDGTILSRTIEILDLDGKTFNQTRTVPRGSSWPSNISTEDGGKDNPTGTPIPSVIGIYRKEGKGRFI is encoded by the coding sequence ATGTCTAAATTAAGTCGGAGAAAAGTTTTAGTATTTTTTGCTGGTAGTGCTGGTGCTGCTGTGCTAGGAGACAAAATTATAGATAGTATTTCCAGTATTGCAGAAGCAAGAATTGTACCTTTAAGATTTACACCTGTACGTCTACCCCATCCTTTACCGATTTATCAAGAATTAGATAACTATTTACCAACAGGAATTGAAAAGGGAGAAGTACGCAAGGCATCTGGAGATGCTAAGTTAAGTAGCTACACAGTTATTGATGATGTGGTAGTTCCACCAGAGTATGATCGCTACGTAATAGTTCGTTGGGGCGATCGCCTATTTCCCAATGACGATGATTATGTAGGTTACAACTGCGACCACACCAGTTTTATCTCGATTGACAGAGACTTAAATCCAGAACCCAGTATCAATAAGAATGATGGTTACTTATTCATCAATCACGAATACGTTAGTTACCCTATCTCTGAATTAGTACCAGAAATTCCATCTGATCTCAAAGGACAAGGATTTCCCACTACCTTCGCCTCAGTGATAGGTTGGTCATTACCCAGCGAAAGAAACGTTGAACTAGACGGAGAATTTCTATATAACCTGGGTGCATCTATTATCCGTATCTCTCGCCGTAACCGTTCTAACCGTAGCGATAAATTCCAGGTTGTCAAAGACCCCAATAATCGTCGCATTCATGGTCTTTCGGGATTAGGAATTAACAGTCAACGGACTGATGATTATAAAAGCGTTACTGCTTGGGGAAGTCGTCCTCACCAGCAAGGTGATCAAAACTATTTAATCGCTACAGGCCCAGCTGCAACCGAAGTTTTCACCATCAGCGCCGACGGATTAGGTAACAGAATTATTGGTACTGCCTACAATTGTTCTGGTGGTACAACTCCTTGGGGAACTGTATTAACTGCTGAAGAAAACTTCCAAGGAAGTGCAGAATTTTTTGTTGGTGTAACCGAATCAGTCAAACCTAATGGCACTCAAACAGGCTACACCGATGGTACTACTGGCAAGACCTTTGGTTTAGTAGGGGAAAAGTACGGCTGGATGGTAGAAATTGATCCCGCCGACGCCAACTTCCGCCCCCGGAAACATAGTTGGTTGGGTCGTTTCCGTCATGAAAATATTGCTGTCCGCGCGGAAGCAGGTAAGAAATTAGTCGGTTATATGGGTGATGACAGACGAGGGGGACACACCTGGAAATTTGTCAGCACAGGTACTGTATCTAACCCAACTGATAAAAACAACAGTAAATTGTGGGAAAGCGGTATTTTATATGTTGCCCGTTATAATCCAGATGGCACAGGTAAGTGGATACCGTTGCTTATAGATACTCCTACTGATCCCATAGCACCCAGCGTGATTTCTTCTGTAGAATTTGCTGCTTTAGGTTCAGCACAAAGAAATGGTCTGATCAAACTACCAAAACGCAATGGTATTGCTGGACAAACGAGTGATGGTGGTGCATTTAATTGCGATCGTACTAACGAATCAACAGCATTACCTGATTATCAGGGTAAAAAGTTATCTGACTTCTATGCAAATCAAGGTGCTATTCTCTGTGATGCTTTCCTTGCAGCAAACCTGATTGGTGGAACTCCAACAGCACGTCCAGAAGATTTAGAAGTTCATCCACTCACCAAAGAAGTATTTATTGCCTATACCGATGGTGCGCCAGGAAGTGATGGTTATCCTGATTCACGCATTTTCCAAGTTGCTAAGTTAAGCACAGATCCAGATGCAACTCAGCAATCAGGAGGACTTTATAAAATAATTGAAGATAGCACTGACGGTACAGGTCTTACCTTCCGGTGGGAGAAATTTAAACAAGGTGGGGAAGCTGGTTCAGAAACCGGGGCTGGTTTTGCTAATGTAGATAACTTAATCTTTGACTATCGTGGCAATGTTTGGGGTGTGACAGATATGTCCACCGATACCCACAATGGCTTTACTATAGGTGCTACTGGTACTCCAAACACTATCGACCATACAGCTAGTGGAAATGTTTCCACTTTTACAGGTGTTTTCGGTAACAACTGGCTTTTCTTTATTCCTACTGTTGGTCCCAATGCAGGAACAGTAATACCCTTTGCTCAAGGACCAGTACGTTGCGAGATGACCGGCCCAACTTTTGTCGGAGATACACTGATTATTTCGGTACAACATCCTGGTGAAAATTGCCCAATTAACGATGGCACAATATTGAGTCGTACAATTGAAATACTGGATTTGGATGGAAAAACATTCAATCAGACTCGTACAGTGCCTCGTGGTAGCAGCTGGCCTAGCAACATCTCTACAGAAGATGGTGGTAAAGATAATCCTACAGGGACTCCAATTCCATCTGTAATTGGTATCTACCGCAAAGAAGGTAAAGGTAGATTTATCTAA
- a CDS encoding alkaline phosphatase has protein sequence MFSLKQRTFFAITTVAAIVLAVVTASNSNADDYPRSIRRSVFGGRAKNVILFIGDGMGDSEITIARNYSVGAAGRLALDTLPLTGAYTTYALQESNPKLPDYVTDSAASGTGWATGNKTSNGRISTTAGTDQDLKTILEIAKEKGFRTGNVSTAELTDATPAVLMSHVNDRSCQGPQDMAKCPQDKKSAGGSGSIAEQSIDHNVDVLLGGGKQRFDQIIDGGQFTGKTVIQAAQAQGYDIVTSAAQLQSAQPGTKLLGLFSSGNMSLEWGGEPAIPYPGSGPQRCQENLRPADQPSLADMTTKAISLLEQQSRGRTGFFLQVEGASIDKRDHAGNPCEQIGETVAFDQAVKAGLEYAKQHPDTLVVVTADHGHTSQIIPQPTETDHSPGEFSTLITADDAEMTVNYATNLPTRSQEHTGTQVRIAAQGPQAANVVGVIDQTDLFHIIARAIGAE, from the coding sequence ATGTTCTCGCTCAAACAACGTACATTTTTTGCTATCACCACAGTTGCTGCGATAGTTCTTGCTGTAGTAACAGCAAGCAATAGCAATGCAGACGATTATCCTCGATCAATCAGAAGGTCTGTTTTTGGTGGTCGCGCCAAGAATGTCATTTTATTCATCGGCGATGGTATGGGAGATTCAGAAATCACCATTGCCCGTAACTACTCTGTCGGAGCTGCTGGTCGTCTTGCACTTGACACCTTGCCATTAACAGGAGCATACACTACATACGCACTGCAAGAAAGCAACCCAAAGCTACCTGACTACGTTACTGACTCAGCAGCATCAGGAACAGGTTGGGCAACAGGAAATAAGACTTCAAATGGTCGAATTTCGACTACAGCTGGTACAGACCAAGATTTAAAAACAATTCTGGAAATTGCTAAGGAAAAAGGCTTCCGAACAGGCAATGTTAGTACCGCTGAACTGACTGACGCTACACCAGCAGTGCTAATGTCTCATGTAAATGACCGCAGTTGCCAAGGTCCACAAGACATGGCTAAGTGTCCGCAAGACAAGAAATCAGCAGGAGGATCTGGTTCAATAGCTGAGCAATCAATTGATCACAATGTTGATGTCTTACTAGGCGGTGGTAAACAGCGATTTGATCAAATAATTGATGGCGGTCAGTTTACGGGTAAGACTGTTATTCAGGCAGCACAAGCTCAAGGTTATGATATTGTGACCAGTGCTGCCCAGTTGCAGTCAGCACAGCCTGGAACAAAGTTACTTGGTCTATTTAGCTCTGGCAATATGAGTCTTGAATGGGGTGGTGAACCAGCAATTCCTTATCCAGGTAGCGGACCGCAGCGTTGTCAAGAAAACCTCCGACCAGCAGATCAGCCTAGCCTAGCTGATATGACGACAAAGGCAATTAGTTTGCTCGAACAGCAGTCTAGAGGTAGAACTGGATTTTTCCTACAAGTTGAAGGAGCTTCGATTGATAAGCGCGATCACGCTGGTAATCCATGTGAACAAATTGGCGAGACTGTCGCATTTGATCAAGCTGTGAAAGCAGGGCTTGAGTATGCCAAGCAGCATCCAGACACACTAGTAGTTGTGACAGCAGATCACGGACACACTAGTCAAATTATTCCTCAACCAACTGAAACAGATCATAGTCCTGGCGAATTTAGTACGCTCATTACTGCTGATGATGCAGAAATGACTGTTAATTATGCGACAAATCTTCCTACACGTTCGCAGGAACACACTGGTACTCAAGTACGGATTGCTGCACAGGGACCACAAGCAGCAAATGTTGTTGGTGTAATTGATCAGACCGATTTATTTCATATCATTGCCCGCGCTATCGGTGCAGAGTAG
- a CDS encoding glycosyltransferase family 2 protein: MVNSVVSDTVFLSVVIPTYNRKAILEKCLRALETQQLSASSSITGYEIILVDDGSTDGTLEWLETNKTDFPHVRTFQQDHQGPAVARNLGVEKAQGDIIIFIDSDLVVIENFLQAHVDALVQGWEKLGSDRFFTYGTVINTCNFEHPTSEPYKFTDFSAAFFATGNVAIPKHWLEKAGLFDTRFQLYGWEDLELGVRLKKLGLTLIKCPQAVGYHWHPPFSLDQVKSLIDKEIQRGRMGVLFYQKHPTWEVRMMIQMTWLHRLLWGMLSLNGTLNEHTMAPVLQWLINRGKPQLALEIARIFLNWYNVKGVYEAYAEVR; the protein is encoded by the coding sequence ATGGTTAATAGTGTGGTGAGTGATACTGTGTTTTTGAGCGTTGTTATTCCGACATACAATCGTAAGGCGATCTTGGAAAAGTGTCTTAGGGCATTAGAGACACAGCAATTGAGTGCATCTAGTTCAATCACTGGTTATGAAATTATCTTAGTAGATGATGGTTCTACTGACGGCACATTAGAATGGTTGGAAACCAACAAAACCGACTTTCCCCATGTGCGAACCTTTCAGCAAGATCATCAAGGCCCTGCTGTGGCGCGGAATCTCGGTGTAGAGAAAGCGCAGGGAGACATTATTATCTTTATAGATAGTGATTTAGTAGTAATAGAAAATTTTCTACAAGCTCATGTAGATGCGCTAGTGCAGGGATGGGAAAAATTGGGAAGTGATCGCTTTTTCACCTATGGCACAGTCATTAACACTTGTAATTTTGAGCATCCTACCTCTGAACCATACAAATTCACAGATTTTTCTGCCGCTTTTTTTGCTACAGGTAATGTGGCAATTCCTAAACATTGGTTAGAGAAAGCGGGATTATTTGATACTCGTTTTCAACTTTATGGCTGGGAAGATTTAGAATTAGGCGTGAGGCTGAAAAAACTAGGTTTAACACTAATTAAATGTCCACAAGCAGTAGGCTACCATTGGCATCCACCCTTTAGCTTAGACCAAGTTAAGAGTTTGATTGATAAAGAAATTCAGCGTGGCAGGATGGGGGTTTTATTTTATCAAAAACACCCTACTTGGGAAGTGCGAATGATGATTCAGATGACTTGGTTACATCGCTTATTGTGGGGGATGCTTTCATTAAATGGCACATTGAATGAGCATACAATGGCTCCTGTTTTGCAATGGCTGATTAATAGAGGTAAACCCCAATTGGCTTTAGAAATTGCCCGAATTTTCCTCAATTGGTATAACGTCAAGGGTGTATATGAAGCGTATGCGGAAGTGAGGTGA
- the rpsB gene encoding 30S ribosomal protein S2, producing the protein MPVVSLAQMMESGVHFGHQTRRWNPKMSQYIYTARNGVHIIDLVQTAQLMEEAYTYMRSQAEQGKKFLFVGTKRQAAGIIAQEASRCGAHYINQRWLGGMLTNWSTIKTRVDRLKDLERREESGALDLLPKKEASMLRRELAKLQKYLGGIKTMRKVPDVVVIVDQRREYNAVQECIKLGIPIVSMLDTNCDPDVVDIPIPANDDAIRSIKLIVGKLADAIYEGRHGQLDVEEEYEDYEGAEEEYDYEESDFADSFIPDDEEEE; encoded by the coding sequence ATGCCAGTAGTTTCTTTGGCTCAAATGATGGAGTCAGGGGTTCATTTCGGTCATCAGACCCGCAGATGGAACCCAAAGATGTCTCAATATATCTACACTGCCCGCAACGGAGTACACATCATTGACTTGGTGCAAACAGCCCAGTTAATGGAAGAAGCATATACTTATATGCGATCGCAAGCAGAGCAGGGCAAAAAGTTCCTCTTTGTTGGCACTAAGCGACAAGCAGCAGGTATTATTGCTCAAGAAGCTTCCCGTTGTGGCGCTCACTACATTAACCAGCGTTGGTTGGGCGGGATGCTCACTAACTGGTCGACGATTAAAACGCGGGTAGATCGTCTCAAAGATTTGGAACGTCGGGAAGAAAGCGGCGCTCTTGATTTATTGCCAAAGAAAGAAGCCTCAATGCTACGCCGCGAGTTAGCGAAGCTTCAGAAATATTTGGGCGGCATTAAAACAATGCGGAAAGTCCCCGATGTCGTGGTAATTGTAGACCAACGCCGGGAATACAACGCAGTGCAAGAATGCATTAAACTCGGAATTCCCATTGTGTCTATGTTGGACACAAACTGCGATCCAGATGTAGTAGATATTCCCATCCCAGCCAATGATGACGCCATCCGCTCAATTAAGCTGATTGTTGGTAAGTTGGCGGACGCAATTTATGAAGGCCGTCACGGTCAGTTGGATGTAGAAGAAGAATACGAAGACTACGAGGGCGCTGAGGAAGAATACGATTACGAAGAAAGCGATTTTGCTGACTCGTTCATTCCCGACGATGAAGAGGAAGAATAA
- the tsf gene encoding translation elongation factor Ts: MAEISAKLVQELRQKTGAGMMDCKKALKENDGDLAKAEEWLRKKGIAKAGAKADRVAAEGLVGSYIHTGGRVGVLVEVNCETDFVARREEFQTLVRNIAMQIAACPNVEYVKVSDIPADIVQKEKDIEMGRDDISNKPDNVKEKIVQGRIDKRLKEMTLMDQPYIRDQSITVEELVKQAIAQIGENIQVRRFVRFVLGEGIEKQETSFADEVAAQMGNK; this comes from the coding sequence ATGGCGGAAATATCTGCAAAACTCGTCCAAGAGCTACGCCAAAAAACGGGCGCCGGCATGATGGACTGCAAAAAAGCGCTAAAAGAAAATGATGGTGATTTGGCAAAAGCCGAAGAATGGCTACGTAAGAAGGGTATTGCCAAAGCCGGAGCCAAAGCTGATCGGGTGGCGGCGGAAGGACTCGTAGGCAGCTATATCCACACTGGTGGTAGAGTCGGTGTACTTGTTGAAGTTAACTGTGAGACTGACTTTGTTGCTCGTCGCGAAGAATTTCAAACCCTCGTGCGGAACATTGCCATGCAAATTGCGGCTTGTCCAAACGTAGAGTATGTGAAAGTGTCAGACATCCCAGCTGATATCGTCCAAAAGGAAAAAGATATTGAAATGGGACGCGATGACATTTCCAACAAGCCTGATAACGTTAAAGAAAAAATTGTTCAGGGACGCATTGATAAGCGGCTGAAAGAAATGACTTTGATGGATCAGCCTTACATCCGTGATCAAAGCATCACAGTAGAAGAACTAGTGAAACAAGCGATCGCTCAAATTGGTGAAAATATCCAAGTGCGTCGTTTCGTTCGCTTTGTTCTGGGTGAAGGAATTGAAAAGCAAGAAACCAGCTTTGCAGATGAAGTAGCTGCTCAGATGGGTAACAAGTGA
- a CDS encoding LptA/OstA family protein: protein MNPKHNQQNYLSQLDADFLCQLTDLAEKIEPDQTFKAHLEAELLQTHPSNSHQKAHKGYNHKNSVFLLFIFNRLIFNRRASLVACAFVAIAAVFAVPIITSGRTSRWLAALVNPTVDLKANAQTIAQLMETGQITVTADAQQYDETTQEVRAIGNAAFVYPEAQIQGNADEIRYVPTARQVTLLGNVQISQKGENLQGTRATCSLEQKRCTLTQN, encoded by the coding sequence ATGAATCCTAAACACAATCAACAGAATTACCTTTCTCAGTTAGATGCTGACTTCCTCTGCCAGTTAACTGATTTGGCAGAAAAGATCGAACCAGATCAGACCTTCAAGGCTCACTTGGAAGCTGAACTACTGCAAACTCACCCATCCAACTCACATCAAAAAGCACACAAAGGGTATAATCACAAAAATTCAGTATTTCTACTATTTATATTTAATCGTCTTATATTTAATCGTCGTGCCTCTCTAGTTGCTTGTGCCTTTGTTGCGATCGCGGCAGTTTTCGCTGTTCCTATTATCACATCAGGACGTACGTCTAGATGGCTTGCAGCACTTGTTAACCCAACAGTTGATCTAAAAGCAAACGCGCAAACAATTGCCCAATTAATGGAAACAGGACAAATCACCGTAACCGCAGATGCTCAGCAATATGATGAAACTACCCAAGAAGTCAGGGCAATTGGCAATGCTGCTTTCGTATATCCAGAAGCTCAAATTCAAGGCAATGCTGATGAAATTCGATATGTCCCAACAGCACGACAAGTAACTCTGCTTGGTAATGTTCAAATTTCACAAAAAGGAGAAAATTTACAAGGGACACGAGCAACTTGCTCACTTGAACAGAAGCGATGCACTTTAACTCAAAATTAA